One Candidatus Bathyarchaeota archaeon genomic window carries:
- a CDS encoding serine/threonine protein phosphatase, with product MNSALVVVNPKKYDRIGVVGDLHGDYKALDALLGLVDLNRDLLVFLGDYADRGAFGVETIRRVAALHKEHPNNVVALMGNHEDYTNYGEPKFSPATLINEAEAKVGSWNRFFKDEFKPFIDSLQLSALIQGNALLVHGGVSSKLTKIDDLKSPSADLRLDILWSDPFDGEGERPNRRGAGVEFGADVSASVCRALGVERIIRSHQPMIAKNKPHYAHGGRVVTVQATSVYDGVPLIYFIDPVSSKNDYYIKR from the coding sequence TTGAATTCTGCGCTGGTTGTTGTTAATCCTAAAAAATATGATAGGATTGGAGTAGTCGGCGATCTTCACGGAGACTACAAGGCATTGGACGCTCTGCTTGGTCTTGTTGATTTAAACAGGGATCTGCTGGTTTTTTTGGGCGATTATGCTGACCGTGGGGCGTTTGGTGTGGAAACGATTCGGCGGGTTGCAGCGTTGCACAAGGAGCATCCAAACAATGTTGTTGCGTTGATGGGTAATCATGAAGACTACACGAACTATGGCGAACCCAAGTTTTCGCCAGCCACCCTCATAAACGAGGCAGAAGCTAAAGTTGGAAGCTGGAACCGCTTCTTTAAAGACGAATTCAAACCCTTCATTGACAGCCTGCAACTGTCAGCGCTGATACAGGGCAATGCGTTGCTGGTTCACGGCGGTGTCTCAAGCAAACTCACCAAAATCGACGACCTCAAATCTCCTTCAGCGGACTTGCGTTTAGACATCTTGTGGTCTGACCCCTTCGACGGCGAGGGCGAGCGCCCAAACAGGCGTGGTGCAGGCGTGGAGTTCGGCGCTGACGTTTCAGCTTCGGTTTGCAGGGCGCTTGGTGTTGAGAGAATCATTCGAAGCCATCAACCCATGATTGCAAAGAATAAACCTCACTATGCACATGGCGGCAGAGTTGTTACGGTGCAGGCGACATCGGTCTATGACGGAGTGCCCCTTATTTATTTTATCGACCCAGTGTCGTCTAAAAATGATTACTATATTAAGCGATAA